One Gloeothece citriformis PCC 7424 DNA window includes the following coding sequences:
- a CDS encoding CHAT domain-containing protein encodes MTIMPNNFSQQFILKLEGDFKNGFNATLEIGEQNQPPLIETLAELPSHTQLWELYQNWQNNYSNAGRVTILSSNAERESSQNCLIQAKALKQELNQWFKSTSFFPIREKWLQYVTTSKITRILLRLRSSSEEKLINLRRIPWHLWELIENYNLELILSNSTSETDKKNKFPTEKGKVRILAILGNSQGIDIEKDLSQIRQLPRAEIEELIEPQRHQISDRLWEQPWDILFFAGHSHTENDSGKLFINATDYLSLEDLNYGLRKAIDQGLQLAIFNSCDGLGLAHQLEALQIPHVIVMREPVPDIVAQEFLKYFLNAFAGGQSLSLAVREARQRLQGLEDNFPCASWLPVLCQHINTITPQWEDLGYRPTTKIPYRGLSAFRTEDAAFFKGRETFTHQLLTAIETNSLITIIGPSGSGKSSVVLAGLIPQLPSSWQIITLRPSDRPCYNLALALIDRLNPHFTNPTERLRQIRQLATDLRQEKEALRDVIEALIAPVANTRMLLMVDQAEELYSVCRNEQERQSFWERLLEAVAINNNYQPYFVIVLTLRADFYESILGDPTCSHRLLDSLYPLRPMTPDELASAIIEPAALFGVTLEEGLTQRILKDIGTEPGQLPLLEFALTQLWQKQEDTRLKNGIYDDIGGVQGALAQYAETVYHRLNEEEKKRIRRIFIQLVNPGEKKRDTRRLATRQEVGEENWELITQLANARLWITDSQLVLNDKNELKETETVEIVHEALLTGWFRLENWLAQDREFRLWQERLRSHIRQWHSNYQDNSALLRGNLLKEAEGWLEQKPVEFSLEERIFIQKSQQERSQQRRNRLMGFVASFAIIAAGSALIYQLQQKWSLQLVRNVASGTESPTRELSKILGKFQRETDKIRLSGSFDRAIEDYAYLMTASQKLLQEIPDLPDSASIKEISQAAENSLAQTIQEHRLPQLESELKQGNFGEFNGNDWSRFEEVATGALKITYAILMSRQGANADQDRNGYLTPGEEMRLPCKTLKDIEELWKKFTNNRCGFRGKDDNYDAPNCQELAQYTLTVKLSFTPYRYLLEERLQQCQILPIESESSTREP; translated from the coding sequence ATGACGATTATGCCTAATAACTTTTCCCAACAATTTATTCTCAAGCTAGAAGGAGACTTTAAAAATGGATTTAACGCCACCCTAGAAATTGGCGAACAAAATCAACCTCCTTTGATAGAAACGTTGGCAGAACTACCGAGTCATACTCAACTGTGGGAATTGTATCAAAATTGGCAAAATAATTACTCTAATGCAGGACGAGTGACGATCTTATCTTCTAATGCTGAACGAGAATCCTCTCAAAATTGTTTAATTCAAGCTAAAGCACTTAAACAGGAACTAAATCAATGGTTTAAATCAACTTCTTTTTTTCCTATTCGAGAGAAATGGTTACAATATGTGACCACCTCTAAAATAACTCGTATTTTACTACGTCTGCGTTCTTCGAGTGAAGAAAAATTAATCAATTTACGACGAATTCCTTGGCATTTATGGGAGCTAATTGAAAACTATAATCTCGAACTTATCCTCAGCAATAGCACCTCAGAAACCGACAAAAAAAATAAATTTCCTACCGAAAAAGGCAAAGTTAGAATTTTAGCGATTTTAGGAAATAGTCAAGGCATTGACATAGAAAAAGATTTGTCACAGATTAGGCAATTACCAAGAGCAGAAATTGAAGAATTAATCGAACCCCAACGCCATCAAATTAGCGATCGCCTCTGGGAACAACCTTGGGATATTTTATTTTTTGCAGGTCATAGTCATACCGAAAATGATAGCGGCAAATTATTTATTAATGCTACCGATTACTTATCCCTAGAAGACCTTAACTATGGCTTGCGAAAAGCGATTGATCAAGGGTTACAATTGGCAATTTTTAACTCTTGCGATGGTTTAGGACTGGCTCACCAACTAGAAGCTTTACAAATTCCTCACGTTATCGTCATGCGGGAACCTGTTCCTGACATTGTGGCTCAAGAATTTTTAAAATATTTCCTCAATGCCTTTGCTGGTGGTCAATCCTTGTCTCTAGCTGTACGAGAAGCCAGACAGCGACTCCAAGGACTTGAAGACAACTTTCCTTGTGCCAGTTGGTTGCCTGTTCTTTGCCAGCATATTAATACTATTACCCCACAATGGGAAGATTTGGGCTATCGACCAACAACCAAAATTCCTTATCGGGGTTTATCAGCATTTCGGACAGAAGATGCCGCTTTTTTTAAAGGACGGGAAACCTTCACCCATCAACTGTTAACCGCAATTGAGACGAATTCTCTCATTACTATTATTGGCCCCTCTGGTAGTGGGAAATCTTCTGTCGTCCTTGCCGGATTAATTCCCCAGTTACCCAGTTCTTGGCAAATTATCACCCTACGTCCAAGTGATCGCCCTTGTTACAATCTCGCTTTAGCCCTCATTGATCGCCTCAATCCCCATTTTACCAACCCGACTGAACGATTACGACAAATCCGCCAATTGGCTACAGATTTACGACAGGAAAAGGAGGCACTGCGGGATGTTATTGAAGCGCTCATTGCTCCTGTTGCTAATACTCGAATGCTTTTGATGGTAGATCAAGCGGAGGAATTGTATAGCGTTTGTCGAAATGAACAAGAGCGTCAGAGCTTTTGGGAAAGATTACTAGAGGCAGTGGCAATAAACAATAACTATCAACCTTATTTTGTCATTGTTTTAACCCTCAGAGCCGATTTCTATGAATCAATTCTGGGAGATCCCACTTGTTCCCATCGCCTTCTTGACAGTCTTTATCCCTTACGTCCCATGACTCCTGATGAATTGGCATCTGCGATTATTGAGCCGGCTGCCCTTTTTGGCGTTACCTTAGAAGAAGGATTAACGCAACGCATTCTGAAAGATATTGGGACTGAACCGGGACAGTTACCCCTATTAGAATTTGCCCTAACACAACTATGGCAAAAACAGGAAGATACTCGATTAAAGAACGGGATTTATGATGACATAGGGGGAGTTCAAGGCGCACTCGCTCAATATGCGGAAACGGTTTATCACCGACTCAATGAAGAGGAGAAAAAACGCATCCGGCGCATTTTTATTCAATTGGTCAATCCAGGAGAAAAAAAGCGAGATACCCGCCGTTTAGCAACCCGTCAAGAAGTAGGAGAGGAAAATTGGGAATTAATTACTCAATTAGCTAATGCGCGTCTATGGATAACTGACAGTCAATTAGTCCTCAATGATAAAAATGAATTAAAAGAAACAGAAACTGTCGAAATTGTCCACGAAGCTTTGTTAACAGGTTGGTTTCGCTTAGAAAATTGGCTCGCACAAGACCGAGAATTTCGTCTTTGGCAGGAACGATTGCGATCGCATATTCGACAGTGGCATAGTAATTATCAAGATAATAGCGCATTATTAAGAGGAAATCTCCTTAAAGAAGCAGAGGGTTGGTTAGAGCAGAAACCAGTTGAATTTAGCCTTGAGGAACGGATTTTTATCCAGAAAAGTCAACAAGAGCGATCGCAACAGCGACGCAATCGCCTCATGGGTTTTGTAGCCAGTTTTGCTATCATTGCAGCAGGAAGCGCACTAATTTATCAACTTCAACAAAAGTGGTCATTACAGCTTGTGCGAAATGTCGCATCAGGCACTGAATCACCGACAAGAGAATTAAGCAAAATTTTAGGTAAATTTCAGAGAGAAACTGATAAAATACGCCTATCAGGAAGTTTTGATCGAGCAATTGAAGATTATGCCTATTTAATGACTGCAAGTCAAAAATTATTACAGGAAATTCCTGACTTACCTGATTCTGCCTCCATTAAAGAGATTTCTCAAGCGGCAGAAAATTCTCTGGCTCAGACCATTCAAGAACATCGATTACCTCAATTAGAATCGGAATTAAAACAGGGTAATTTTGGGGAATTTAATGGCAATGATTGGTCGAGATTTGAAGAAGTTGCTACAGGAGCATTAAAAATTACTTATGCTATTTTGATGAGTCGTCAAGGAGCCAATGCGGATCAAGATCGTAACGGATATTTAACCCCTGGTGAAGAAATGCGATTACCTTGTAAAACCTTAAAAGATATTGAGGAACTTTGGAAAAAGTTTACTAACAATCGTTGTGGGTTTCGGGGAAAAGATGATAATTATGATGCCCCTAATTGTCAAGAATTAGCTCAATACACTCTCACCGTCAAATTATCATTTACTCCCTATAGGTATTTGTTAGAAGAAAGATTACAACAATGTCAAATTCTTCCTATTGAATCAGAAAGCTCAACCCGTGAACCATGA